The proteins below are encoded in one region of Anguilla anguilla isolate fAngAng1 chromosome 3, fAngAng1.pri, whole genome shotgun sequence:
- the LOC118223803 gene encoding uncharacterized protein LOC118223803, with translation MPPLCAVLVLFSKVYGLLGNIIQPDTLVRAQIGDTVTLPCSYSVNFYDISWYKQPLGQKIQHIAVQVLNENGTQLFNEFKNSKRFSAKAEKGSFNLTVSRVEPSDSATYHCAMMPYSETIFGDGTTLMVMGSESHNRTVVLQQPESESVQSGHSVTLQCTVHTETCAGEHSVYWFRQGSGESPPGIIYTHGNRIDECQRSTGAVSPTQSCVYNFPKRNLSLSDAGTYYCAVATCGEILFGNGTKLNVEGAASNNQESVEDMASKQSQEAAMNYAALTFTTKKPNVRRNKREVEKETVYSDMRFRDCE, from the exons atgccaccactctgtgcagttcttgtgcttttcagcaaagtct ATGGTCTGCTTGGGAATATAATTCAGCCTGACACGCTGGTGCGAGCTCAGATCGgagacactgtgactctcccaTGCTCCTACTCTGTAAACTTTTATGATATCAGTTGGTATAAGCAGCCTCTTGGACAGAAGATTCAGCACATTGCAGTGCAagttctaaatgaaaatggtacTCAATTGTTCAATgagtttaaaaacagtaaacgcTTCAGTGCTAAAGCAGAGAAGGGGAGCTTTAACCTGACTGTGTCACGAGTAGAGCCATCAGATTCAGCCACATACCACTGCGCTATGATGCCCTACAGTGAGACCATCTTTGGAGATGGAACAACTTTAATGGTGATGG GTTCAGAGTCACACAACAGGACAGTAGTACTACAGCAGCccgagtctgagtcagtgcagtCAGGacactctgtgactctgcagtgtacagtacacactgagacctgtgcaggagaacacagtgtgtactggttcagacagggctcaggagaATCCCCTCCAGGAATCATTTACACCCATGGAAACAGGATTgatgagtgccagaggagcactggggctgtgtctcccacacagagctgtgtctacaacttccccaagaggaacctcagcctctctgatgctgggacttactactgtgctgtggccacctgtggggagatcctgtttgggaacgggACCAAGCTGAATGTTGAGG GAGCTGCATCAAACAACCAAGAGAGCGTTGAAGACATGGCGAGCAAACAG agtCAAGAGGCAGCAATGAATTACGCTGCTTTGACGttcaccaccaagaaacccaaTGTGAGGAGGAACAAGAGGGAAGTGGAGAAAGAAACGGTTTACTCAGATATGAGATTTAGAGACTGCGAGTGA
- the LOC118223777 gene encoding immunoglobulin kappa light chain-like isoform X4, which yields MPPLCAVFVLFSKVYGLLGNIIQPDTLVRAQIGDTVTLPCIYSVNVFDISWYKQPLGQKIQHIAVQDVNKNDTQFFNEFNNSKRFSAKGTKGIFNLTVSQVEPSDSATYHCATTPFRETIFGDGTTLMVMGSESHNRTVELQQPESESVQPGVSVTLQCTVHTETCAGEHSVYWFRQGSGESPPGIISTHGTRSDECQRSSGAVSPTQSCVYNFPKRNLSPSDAGTYYCAVATCGEILFGNGTKLDVKGNEALPLYCLVGALMLSVILNIVFILKLRKSCENCKGAASNNQESVEDMASKQSQEAEMHYAALNKREVEKEYEVMRFRDRK from the exons atgccaccactctgtgctgtttttgtgcttttcagcaaagtct ATGGTCTGCTTGGGAATATAATTCAGCCTGACACGCTGGTGCGAGCTCAGATCGgagacactgtgactctcccaTGCATCTACTCTGTAAACGTTTTTGATATCAGTTGGTATAAGCAGCCTCTTGGACAGAAGATTCAGCACATTGCAGTGcaagatgtaaataaaaatgatactcAATTTTTCAATGAGTTTAACAACAGTAAACGCTTCAGTGCTAAAGGAACAAAGGGGATCTTTAACCTGACTGTGTCACAAGTAGAGCCATCAGATTCAGCCACATACCACTGCGCTACGACGCCCTTCAGAGAGACCATCTTTGGAGATGGAACGACTCTAATGGTGATGG GTTCAGAGTCACACAACAGGACAGTAGAACTGCAGCAGCccgagtctgagtcagtgcagccaggagtctctgtgactctgcagtgtacagtacacactgagacctgtgcaggagaacacagtgtgtactggttcagacagggctcaggagagtcCCCTCCAGGAATCATTTCCACCCATGGAACCAGGAGTgatgagtgccagaggagctctggggctgtgtctcccacccagagctgtgtctacaacttccccaagaggaacctcagcccctctgatgctgggacttactactgtgctgtggccacctgtggggagatcctgtttgggaacgggACCAAGCTGGATGTTAAGG gaaATGAAGCCCTTCCTCTATATTGCTTGGTGGGAGCTTTGATGTTGAGCGTGATCCTAAATATTGTCTTCATTCTGAAATTGAGAAAAAGCTGTGAGAATTGCAAAG GAGCTGCATCAAACAACCAGGAGAGCGTTGAAGACATGGCGAGCAAACAG
- the LOC118223777 gene encoding uncharacterized protein LOC118223777 isoform X5, whose translation MPPLCAVFVLFSKVYGLLGNIIQPDTLVRAQIGDTVTLPCIYSVNVFDISWYKQPLGQKIQHIAVQDVNKNDTQFFNEFNNSKRFSAKGTKGIFNLTVSQVEPSDSATYHCATTPFRETIFGDGTTLMVMGSESHNRTVELQQPESESVQPGVSVTLQCTVHTETCAGEHSVYWFRQGSGESPPGIISTHGTRSDECQRSSGAVSPTQSCVYNFPKRNLSPSDAGTYYCAVATCGEILFGNGTKLDVKGNEALPLYCLVGALMLSVILNIVFILKLRKSCENCKGAASDNQESGEDLANRVKRQKCITLL comes from the exons atgccaccactctgtgctgtttttgtgcttttcagcaaagtct ATGGTCTGCTTGGGAATATAATTCAGCCTGACACGCTGGTGCGAGCTCAGATCGgagacactgtgactctcccaTGCATCTACTCTGTAAACGTTTTTGATATCAGTTGGTATAAGCAGCCTCTTGGACAGAAGATTCAGCACATTGCAGTGcaagatgtaaataaaaatgatactcAATTTTTCAATGAGTTTAACAACAGTAAACGCTTCAGTGCTAAAGGAACAAAGGGGATCTTTAACCTGACTGTGTCACAAGTAGAGCCATCAGATTCAGCCACATACCACTGCGCTACGACGCCCTTCAGAGAGACCATCTTTGGAGATGGAACGACTCTAATGGTGATGG GTTCAGAGTCACACAACAGGACAGTAGAACTGCAGCAGCccgagtctgagtcagtgcagccaggagtctctgtgactctgcagtgtacagtacacactgagacctgtgcaggagaacacagtgtgtactggttcagacagggctcaggagagtcCCCTCCAGGAATCATTTCCACCCATGGAACCAGGAGTgatgagtgccagaggagctctggggctgtgtctcccacccagagctgtgtctacaacttccccaagaggaacctcagcccctctgatgctgggacttactactgtgctgtggccacctgtggggagatcctgtttgggaacgggACCAAGCTGGATGTTAAGG gaaATGAAGCCCTTCCTCTATATTGCTTGGTGGGAGCTTTGATGTTGAGCGTGATCCTAAATATTGTCTTCATTCTGAAATTGAGAAAAAGCTGTGAGAATTGCAAAG
- the LOC118223777 gene encoding immunoglobulin kappa light chain-like isoform X2 gives MPPLCAVFVLFSKVYGLLGNIIQPDTLVRAQIGDTVTLPCIYSVNVFDISWYKQPLGQKIQHIAVQDVNKNDTQFFNEFNNSKRFSAKGTKGIFNLTVSQVEPSDSATYHCATTPFRETIFGDGTTLMVMGSESHNRTVELQQPESESVQPGVSVTLQCTVHTETCAGEHSVYWFRQGSGESPPGIISTHGTRSDECQRSSGAVSPTQSCVYNFPKRNLSPSDAGTYYCAVATCGEILFGNGTKLDVKGNEALPLYCLVGALMLSVILNIVFILKLRKSCENCKGAASNNQESVEDMASKQSQEAAMNYAALTFTTKNPKVRRNKREVEKETVYSDMRFRDCE, from the exons atgccaccactctgtgctgtttttgtgcttttcagcaaagtct ATGGTCTGCTTGGGAATATAATTCAGCCTGACACGCTGGTGCGAGCTCAGATCGgagacactgtgactctcccaTGCATCTACTCTGTAAACGTTTTTGATATCAGTTGGTATAAGCAGCCTCTTGGACAGAAGATTCAGCACATTGCAGTGcaagatgtaaataaaaatgatactcAATTTTTCAATGAGTTTAACAACAGTAAACGCTTCAGTGCTAAAGGAACAAAGGGGATCTTTAACCTGACTGTGTCACAAGTAGAGCCATCAGATTCAGCCACATACCACTGCGCTACGACGCCCTTCAGAGAGACCATCTTTGGAGATGGAACGACTCTAATGGTGATGG GTTCAGAGTCACACAACAGGACAGTAGAACTGCAGCAGCccgagtctgagtcagtgcagccaggagtctctgtgactctgcagtgtacagtacacactgagacctgtgcaggagaacacagtgtgtactggttcagacagggctcaggagagtcCCCTCCAGGAATCATTTCCACCCATGGAACCAGGAGTgatgagtgccagaggagctctggggctgtgtctcccacccagagctgtgtctacaacttccccaagaggaacctcagcccctctgatgctgggacttactactgtgctgtggccacctgtggggagatcctgtttgggaacgggACCAAGCTGGATGTTAAGG gaaATGAAGCCCTTCCTCTATATTGCTTGGTGGGAGCTTTGATGTTGAGCGTGATCCTAAATATTGTCTTCATTCTGAAATTGAGAAAAAGCTGTGAGAATTGCAAAG GAGCTGCATCAAACAACCAGGAGAGCGTTGAAGACATGGCGAGCAAACAG agtCAAGAGGCAGCAATGAATTACGCTGCTTTGACGTTCACCACCAAGAACCCCAAAGTGAGGAGGAACAAGAGGGAAGTGGAGAAAGAAACGGTTTACTCAGATATGAGATTTAGAGACTGCGAGTGA